Proteins encoded within one genomic window of Polaribacter sp. NJDZ03:
- the ilvD gene encoding dihydroxy-acid dehydratase, whose amino-acid sequence MKLNKHSSRLTQDESQPASQAMLYAVGLTDEDMQKAQVGIASTGYDGNPCNMHLNNLAAEVKIESKIAGLVGLGFNTIGVSDGISMGTSGMNYSLASRDIIADSIETVMNAQSYDALVSVVGCDKNMPGAVIAMLRLNRPSIMMYGGTIASGNYKGRKLNVVSAFEALGQKMAGEIEEEEYREIIKRAIPGAGACGGMYTANTMASAIECMGFSLPYNSSIPAENPNKLSEAERTALAIKNLLELDLKPLDIITKKSLENAIAIVNALGGSTNAVLHFLAIAHAADIEFTLADFQKVSDRTPLIADLKPSGKYLMEDVHSIGGTPAIMKYLLDKGYLHGDCMTVTGKTLAENLESVAAMEFDEQDVIHPTDKALKSSGNIQIIYGNLATEGAVAKISGNEGLLFEGKAVVYDGEQAANTGIANGEVERGDVVVIRYVGPKGGPGMPEMLKPTSLIMGAGLGKSVALITDGRFSGGTHGFVVGHITPEAQSGGTIGILETGDKIRISAEDNSINVLISDEEIAKRKSKWVAPALKHTKGILYKYAKSVASASKGCVTDL is encoded by the coding sequence ATGAAACTAAATAAACACAGTAGCAGATTAACACAAGACGAATCTCAACCAGCATCACAAGCAATGTTGTATGCGGTAGGTTTAACGGATGAAGACATGCAGAAAGCGCAAGTTGGTATTGCGAGCACTGGTTATGATGGTAACCCATGTAATATGCATTTAAATAATTTGGCGGCAGAAGTCAAGATTGAAAGCAAAATTGCAGGTTTAGTCGGTTTAGGATTCAATACAATAGGTGTTTCAGATGGTATCTCTATGGGAACCTCTGGTATGAATTACTCATTAGCATCTAGAGATATTATTGCAGATTCTATAGAAACTGTAATGAATGCTCAAAGTTATGATGCATTGGTTTCTGTTGTTGGTTGTGATAAAAACATGCCAGGAGCCGTAATTGCAATGTTGCGTTTAAACCGTCCATCAATAATGATGTATGGTGGTACAATTGCATCTGGAAATTATAAAGGAAGAAAATTAAATGTTGTTTCTGCTTTTGAAGCTTTAGGTCAAAAAATGGCTGGCGAAATAGAAGAAGAAGAATATAGAGAAATTATAAAAAGAGCAATTCCAGGAGCCGGGGCATGTGGAGGTATGTATACTGCAAACACTATGGCTTCTGCAATAGAATGTATGGGGTTCTCATTACCTTATAACTCATCAATACCAGCAGAAAACCCTAATAAATTATCTGAAGCAGAAAGAACCGCTTTGGCAATTAAAAATTTATTAGAATTAGATTTAAAACCTTTAGATATAATTACTAAAAAATCTTTAGAAAATGCTATCGCAATTGTAAATGCTTTAGGTGGCTCTACAAATGCAGTATTACACTTTTTAGCAATTGCACATGCAGCAGATATTGAGTTTACATTGGCAGATTTTCAAAAAGTATCAGACAGAACTCCGTTAATAGCAGATTTAAAACCATCTGGTAAATACCTAATGGAAGATGTTCATAGTATTGGAGGAACACCGGCAATAATGAAATACTTATTAGATAAAGGGTATTTACATGGAGATTGTATGACGGTTACTGGTAAAACATTAGCAGAAAACTTAGAAAGTGTAGCAGCAATGGAATTTGATGAGCAAGATGTAATTCATCCAACAGATAAAGCATTAAAATCATCAGGAAATATTCAAATAATATATGGAAACCTTGCAACTGAAGGAGCTGTTGCAAAAATTTCTGGAAATGAAGGATTACTTTTCGAAGGAAAAGCAGTTGTTTATGATGGTGAACAAGCAGCAAATACAGGTATTGCTAACGGAGAAGTAGAAAGAGGAGATGTAGTTGTTATTAGATATGTTGGACCTAAAGGAGGACCCGGAATGCCAGAAATGTTAAAACCAACTTCGTTAATTATGGGAGCAGGTTTAGGAAAATCTGTAGCTTTAATTACAGATGGTCGTTTTTCTGGAGGAACCCATGGTTTTGTGGTTGGACATATTACACCAGAAGCACAATCTGGAGGTACAATCGGAATTTTAGAAACGGGAGATAAAATTAGAATTAGTGCAGAAGATAATTCTATAAATGTGTTAATTTCTGATGAAGAAATTGCAAAAAGAAAATCTAAATGGGTTGCACCAGCATTAAAGCACACCAAAGGAATTTTATATAAATATGCTAAATCAGTAGCGTCAGCATCTAAAGGATGTGTTACAGATTTGTAG
- the leuB gene encoding 3-isopropylmalate dehydrogenase: MKYTIAIIPGDGIGPEVTTQAKKALDAVAEVYDHIFLYKEAQMGACAIEKTGNPLPQETIEICKNADAILCGAIGELKYDNDPTLKIRPEQGLLRLRQELELFCNVRPVKAYPKLLKNSPLKKEIISGTDILIYRELSAGIYFGKKELSEDGKEASDVCSYTVDQISRITHLAFKAAQDRKKKITLIDKANVLATSRLWRKTVAKIGEQYPDVALDFMFIDNAAMQIVLNPKRFDVILTENLFGDVISDVACVIGGSIGILASSSVGEKTALFEPIHGSYPQAAGKDIANPLASILSAALMLEHLGLHDEADAIQRAVEKSLDLGITTQDLKGKNQYSASTAKVGDFIADYIANQEDSNMNFKNIHMGQSTII, encoded by the coding sequence ATGAAATACACAATTGCAATAATCCCCGGAGATGGTATTGGACCAGAAGTAACCACACAAGCAAAAAAAGCTTTAGATGCGGTAGCAGAAGTTTACGACCATATATTTTTATATAAAGAAGCTCAAATGGGCGCTTGTGCAATTGAAAAAACGGGTAATCCATTACCGCAAGAAACCATAGAGATCTGTAAAAATGCAGATGCAATTTTATGTGGAGCTATTGGAGAATTAAAGTACGATAATGACCCAACCTTAAAAATAAGACCAGAACAAGGTTTATTGCGTTTAAGACAAGAATTAGAATTGTTCTGTAATGTAAGACCTGTAAAAGCATATCCTAAATTACTCAAAAATTCACCTCTTAAAAAAGAGATTATTTCAGGTACAGATATCCTTATTTATAGAGAACTTTCTGCCGGAATTTATTTTGGCAAAAAAGAGTTAAGTGAAGATGGTAAAGAAGCATCAGATGTTTGTTCTTATACAGTAGATCAAATTTCTAGAATTACACATTTAGCCTTTAAAGCAGCCCAAGATAGAAAGAAAAAAATAACCTTAATAGATAAGGCAAATGTTTTAGCAACTTCTCGTTTGTGGAGAAAAACAGTTGCAAAAATAGGAGAACAATATCCAGATGTTGCTTTAGATTTTATGTTTATAGACAATGCAGCAATGCAAATTGTATTAAATCCAAAACGTTTCGATGTTATTTTAACAGAAAACCTTTTTGGAGACGTTATCTCAGATGTAGCCTGTGTAATCGGTGGTTCAATCGGTATCTTGGCATCAAGTTCGGTAGGTGAAAAAACCGCATTATTTGAGCCAATTCACGGTTCATACCCGCAAGCAGCAGGTAAAGATATTGCCAATCCTTTAGCATCTATTTTATCAGCAGCATTAATGCTAGAGCATTTAGGCTTGCATGATGAGGCAGACGCAATACAGAGAGCTGTAGAAAAATCGTTAGATTTAGGTATTACAACCCAAGATCTAAAAGGTAAAAACCAATATTCGGCTTCCACAGCAAAAGTGGGCGATTTTATAGCAGATTATATTGCAAACCAAGAAGATAGTAATATGAATTTTAAAAATATTCATATGGGACAAAGCACAATTATTTAA
- a CDS encoding 2-isopropylmalate synthase → MQDNKVQIFDTTLRDGEQVPGCKLDTAQKLVIAERLDLLGVNVIEAGFPVSSPGDFISVTEISKIIKNATVCGLTRAVENDIKVAAEALKYAKYPRIHTGIGTSDSHIKFKFNSTREKVIERAVKAVSYSKSFVEDVEFYAEDAGRTDNEYLARVCEAVIKAGATVLNIPDTTGYCLPEEYGAKIKYLRENVKGIENVILSCHCHNDLGMATANSIAGVINGARQIECTINGIGERAGNTALEEVVMVLKQHPYLNLETSINTKLLYDTSIMVRESMGMPVQPNKAIVGANAFAHSSGIHQDGVIKNRETYEIMDPEDVGVTESAIVLTARSGRAALAYRAKKIGYELTKVQLDVAYDAFLSTADKQKEVKDDDIHAIMTEVGKISKVATA, encoded by the coding sequence ATGCAAGATAACAAGGTTCAAATTTTTGACACGACATTAAGAGACGGAGAACAAGTTCCTGGCTGTAAGTTAGATACAGCTCAGAAATTAGTAATTGCTGAAAGATTAGATTTGTTGGGTGTAAATGTAATTGAAGCTGGTTTTCCGGTTTCTAGCCCAGGAGATTTTATTTCAGTAACTGAGATTTCAAAAATTATAAAAAATGCAACAGTTTGTGGTTTAACCAGAGCTGTAGAAAATGATATTAAGGTTGCAGCAGAGGCATTAAAATATGCAAAATATCCAAGAATTCATACAGGTATAGGTACCAGTGATTCTCATATAAAATTCAAATTTAATTCAACAAGAGAAAAAGTAATAGAACGTGCTGTAAAAGCAGTTTCTTATTCAAAGTCTTTTGTAGAAGATGTAGAGTTTTACGCAGAAGATGCAGGTAGAACAGACAATGAATATTTGGCAAGAGTATGTGAAGCTGTTATTAAAGCAGGAGCAACAGTTTTAAATATTCCAGATACAACGGGGTATTGTTTGCCAGAAGAATATGGTGCAAAAATTAAATACTTACGTGAAAACGTAAAAGGAATAGAAAACGTAATTCTTTCATGCCACTGTCATAACGATTTAGGTATGGCAACTGCAAATTCTATTGCAGGTGTAATTAATGGTGCTCGTCAAATAGAGTGTACTATTAATGGTATTGGAGAAAGAGCAGGAAATACAGCTTTAGAAGAAGTAGTAATGGTGTTAAAGCAGCATCCATATTTAAACCTAGAAACAAGTATCAATACAAAACTATTGTATGATACCAGTATAATGGTTAGAGAAAGTATGGGAATGCCGGTACAACCTAATAAAGCAATTGTTGGCGCAAATGCTTTTGCACATAGTTCTGGAATACACCAAGACGGAGTTATAAAAAACAGAGAAACATACGAAATTATGGATCCAGAAGATGTTGGTGTAACAGAAAGTGCTATTGTATTAACTGCAAGAAGTGGTAGAGCTGCATTGGCGTACAGAGCCAAAAAGATTGGTTATGAACTAACAAAAGTTCAGTTAGATGTTGCTTATGATGCTTTTTTAAGTACTGCAGATAAGCAAAAAGAAGTAAAAGATGATGATATTCATGCTATTATGACAGAGGTAGGTAAAATCTCTAAAGTAGCAACAGCTTAG
- the thrA gene encoding bifunctional aspartate kinase/homoserine dehydrogenase I: MKVLKFGGSSVASSEKIQKVLAIVEAASKKEKIAVVVSAFGKTTDKLFAGANEALEDITTAKEILGTIKEIHFEVIDDLIAKNKKEVHEEVTYLFDRLLSIYEGIFLLQELSDKTLAKVYSFGERLSSYIIANAAKELFGATHKESRDLIITNNQYLDAQVNFKVTNNNITSFFEENKHQVVVLGGFISSNVFEETTTLGRGGSDFTASIYAAALDANELQIWTDVSGMYTANPRVVNQAYPISEISYEEAMELSHFGAKVLYPPTIQPALRKEIAIRIKNTFEPESAGTLICKNPKNGNEVKGISHIEDISLITLEGGGMVGIPGFSKRLFETLSVAKINVVFITQASSEHSICVGVFENDAAKAKELLDDTFSIEIDKKKIKPIIVESNLAIIAVVGESMKNYQGLSGQMFSALGRNNVNVRAIAQGSSEKNISAVINKYDAKKALNTLHEQFFEERTKQLNLFVTGVGNVGERFLAQIHQQKKFLKENLKLSINVIGIANSRKMAFDDNGIDLNNWKEALENGEATTLESFHKKVKESNHINSVFIDNTANQQVSEIYEKYLRESISVVTCNKIACASSFDNYKTLKQVSRKYNASFLFETNVGAGLPIIDTLKNLINSGDRVHKIQAVLSGSLNFVFNNFNENSTFHDVVAAAQKEGYTEPDPKIDLSGVDVARKILILARESGYKMELEDIAKNAFLPDESLNTTNNDDFYASLTKNEAHFQDIFKEANDKDCRLKYVAEFVDGKANVGLQHIPSDHPFYNLEGSDNIVLFFTDRYPENPLIIKGAGAGADVTASGIFADVIRIANK, encoded by the coding sequence ATGAAAGTATTAAAATTTGGCGGTTCATCTGTCGCAAGTTCAGAAAAAATACAAAAAGTCTTAGCTATTGTTGAGGCTGCATCTAAAAAAGAAAAAATAGCCGTAGTAGTTTCTGCTTTCGGAAAAACTACTGATAAATTATTTGCTGGAGCAAATGAAGCTTTAGAAGACATTACAACTGCTAAAGAAATTTTAGGAACCATTAAAGAAATTCATTTTGAAGTAATTGATGATTTAATTGCTAAAAATAAAAAAGAAGTTCACGAAGAGGTTACTTATCTATTTGACAGATTACTATCTATTTATGAAGGAATTTTCTTATTACAAGAATTATCTGATAAAACACTAGCCAAAGTATATAGTTTTGGAGAAAGACTTTCTTCTTATATTATTGCAAATGCAGCAAAAGAATTGTTTGGTGCTACTCATAAAGAAAGTAGAGATTTAATAATTACAAACAATCAGTATTTAGATGCACAAGTAAATTTTAAAGTCACTAATAATAATATTACTTCCTTTTTTGAAGAGAACAAACATCAGGTTGTTGTTTTAGGTGGTTTTATCTCTTCGAATGTTTTTGAAGAAACAACTACATTAGGTAGAGGTGGTTCTGATTTTACTGCCTCCATTTATGCTGCCGCTTTAGATGCAAATGAATTACAAATCTGGACAGATGTTTCTGGTATGTATACTGCAAACCCTAGAGTTGTAAACCAAGCATATCCTATTTCAGAAATTTCTTATGAAGAAGCAATGGAGTTGTCTCATTTTGGAGCAAAAGTTTTATATCCACCAACAATTCAGCCTGCTTTAAGAAAAGAAATTGCTATTCGTATTAAAAATACGTTTGAACCAGAAAGTGCTGGAACATTAATCTGTAAGAACCCTAAAAACGGTAATGAAGTTAAAGGAATTTCTCATATAGAAGATATTAGCTTAATTACTTTAGAAGGTGGAGGAATGGTTGGAATTCCTGGTTTTTCTAAGCGTTTATTCGAAACACTTTCTGTTGCTAAAATAAATGTAGTTTTTATAACACAAGCTTCATCAGAGCATTCTATTTGCGTAGGGGTTTTTGAAAATGATGCTGCAAAAGCTAAAGAACTTTTAGACGATACTTTTAGCATAGAAATAGACAAGAAAAAAATTAAGCCAATTATTGTTGAAAGTAATTTGGCTATTATTGCCGTGGTTGGTGAGAGCATGAAAAACTACCAAGGTTTAAGCGGACAAATGTTTAGCGCCCTAGGAAGAAACAATGTAAATGTGAGAGCAATTGCACAAGGTTCATCAGAAAAAAACATCTCTGCAGTTATTAATAAATATGATGCAAAGAAAGCTTTAAACACGTTACATGAGCAATTCTTTGAAGAAAGAACGAAACAATTAAACTTGTTTGTAACAGGTGTTGGTAATGTTGGTGAACGTTTTCTAGCTCAAATTCATCAACAAAAAAAGTTCTTAAAAGAAAACTTAAAATTAAGTATTAATGTTATCGGAATTGCCAATTCTAGAAAAATGGCTTTCGATGATAATGGTATCGATCTAAATAATTGGAAAGAGGCTTTAGAGAATGGCGAAGCAACAACTTTAGAGAGCTTTCATAAAAAAGTTAAAGAAAGTAATCATATAAATAGTGTTTTTATAGACAACACAGCAAACCAACAAGTTTCTGAAATCTATGAAAAATATTTACGCGAAAGTATTTCTGTGGTAACATGTAACAAAATTGCGTGTGCTTCTAGTTTTGATAACTATAAAACGTTAAAACAAGTTTCTAGAAAATACAATGCTTCTTTCTTATTCGAAACAAACGTTGGGGCAGGTTTACCAATTATTGATACACTTAAAAACTTAATCAACTCTGGAGATAGAGTTCATAAAATTCAAGCTGTGTTATCTGGAAGTTTAAATTTTGTATTCAATAACTTTAATGAAAATTCAACTTTTCATGACGTTGTTGCTGCTGCTCAAAAAGAAGGGTATACAGAACCAGATCCAAAAATTGATTTAAGTGGTGTAGATGTTGCTCGTAAAATATTAATTTTAGCGAGAGAAAGTGGCTATAAGATGGAATTAGAAGACATTGCAAAAAATGCCTTTTTACCTGATGAAAGCTTAAACACAACTAATAATGATGATTTTTACGCTTCTTTAACTAAAAATGAAGCGCATTTTCAAGATATATTTAAAGAAGCAAACGATAAAGATTGTCGATTAAAATATGTAGCAGAATTTGTAGACGGAAAGGCAAATGTTGGTTTACAACACATTCCGTCAGATCATCCTTTTTATAATTTAGAAGGAAGTGATAATATTGTATTGTTCTTTACAGACAGATATCCAGAAAATCCTTTAATTATAAAAGGTGCTGGTGCCGGTGCAGATGTTACTGCTTCTGGTATTTTTGCAGATGTAATTAGAATAGCTAACAAATAA